A window from Thermosipho africanus Ob7 encodes these proteins:
- a CDS encoding ABC transporter ATP-binding protein, with amino-acid sequence MVNIVKKFPGVLANDHVTIRIKKGEIHAIVGENGAGKSTLMNQLYGLYHPDEGDILINGKKVTIKGPKDAIKNGIGMVHQHFMLVDTLTVAENIVLGSEPVKGLNFDIKEARKQVKELSEKYGLFVDVDAKIEDIPVGMQQRVEILKTLYRGANIIILDEPTAVLTPQEVEELFVIMRKLKSDGKTILFISHKLHEVMEISDRITVMRLGKVTGELETSKTNPKEIARHMVGRDVVLRVEKAPHKPKEKVFEIKDLVVKDNRGLVAVNKVSFDIRKGEIVGIAGVAGNGQTELVEAITGLRKIEDGKIYFEGKDVTHFTPKQLRELGLAHIPEDRLKHGLIEEFEAYYNVILGQHYKPPFSNGTFLNHKEIFEYTKNLMEEFDVRPRRIQHLGGNFSGGNQQKLVVGREIRMNPKFLVVAQPTRGLDVGAIEFIHKQILKMREMDVGILLISMELEEIFSLSDRIIVMYEGEIMGEVKPEETTVEEVGLMMTGQRLVEARRG; translated from the coding sequence ATGGTAAATATTGTTAAAAAATTTCCTGGAGTTTTGGCAAATGATCATGTAACTATAAGAATTAAAAAAGGTGAAATTCACGCAATAGTCGGAGAAAACGGTGCTGGTAAATCAACCTTGATGAATCAATTATATGGACTGTACCATCCAGATGAGGGTGACATTTTGATCAATGGCAAAAAAGTAACAATTAAAGGACCAAAAGACGCTATAAAAAATGGAATAGGAATGGTTCACCAACATTTTATGTTAGTTGATACATTAACTGTTGCTGAAAATATAGTACTTGGTAGTGAACCTGTAAAAGGTTTAAATTTTGATATTAAAGAAGCCAGAAAACAAGTTAAAGAATTATCTGAAAAATATGGATTATTTGTAGATGTTGATGCAAAAATAGAAGATATTCCAGTTGGTATGCAACAAAGAGTTGAAATTCTAAAAACTCTCTACAGAGGTGCAAATATAATTATTTTGGATGAACCTACTGCTGTATTAACTCCTCAAGAAGTTGAAGAATTGTTTGTGATAATGAGAAAACTTAAATCAGATGGAAAAACTATTTTATTCATATCACATAAATTGCATGAAGTTATGGAAATAAGCGACAGAATAACTGTTATGAGACTTGGAAAAGTTACAGGTGAGCTTGAAACCTCAAAAACTAATCCTAAGGAAATTGCAAGACATATGGTTGGAAGAGATGTTGTTTTAAGAGTTGAAAAAGCTCCACATAAGCCTAAAGAAAAAGTTTTTGAAATTAAAGATCTTGTTGTTAAAGATAACAGAGGGCTAGTAGCAGTTAATAAAGTTTCTTTTGATATAAGAAAAGGTGAAATAGTTGGTATTGCAGGTGTTGCTGGCAATGGTCAAACTGAACTTGTAGAAGCAATAACTGGATTAAGAAAAATTGAAGATGGGAAAATATACTTTGAAGGTAAAGATGTAACACACTTTACACCAAAGCAACTTAGAGAACTAGGACTTGCTCATATTCCTGAAGATCGATTAAAACATGGCCTTATTGAAGAATTTGAAGCTTACTATAATGTTATTCTTGGACAACACTATAAACCTCCATTTTCCAATGGAACTTTTTTAAATCATAAAGAAATATTTGAATACACAAAAAATCTAATGGAAGAATTTGATGTAAGGCCAAGAAGAATTCAACATCTTGGGGGAAATTTCTCAGGTGGTAACCAACAAAAACTAGTAGTCGGAAGAGAAATTAGAATGAATCCAAAATTTCTAGTAGTTGCTCAACCTACTCGTGGTTTGGATGTTGGGGCAATTGAATTTATTCATAAACAAATATTAAAAATGAGAGAAATGGATGTTGGAATTCTTTTAATTTCTATGGAACTTGAAGAAATATTCTCTTTAAGTGACAGAATTATTGTAATGTATGAAGGAGAAATTATGGGTGAAGTAAAACCTGAAGAAACTACAGTTGAAGAAGTAGGATTGATGATGACTGGTCAAAGACTTGTAGAGGCACGGAGGGGATAA